Proteins from one Falco cherrug isolate bFalChe1 chromosome 7, bFalChe1.pri, whole genome shotgun sequence genomic window:
- the LOC102055027 gene encoding transmembrane protein 151B-like: protein MSSEGEAAAAGESGPGSTPAPGAAAAAGREEQRPVKQSLSACMCRESHWKCLLLSILMYGCLGAVAWCQLARVTKLSFDSSFKGKSMIYHDSPCSDGYVYIPLAFLSMLYVVYLVECWHCHVKRELQYKADVDSVYECINRMQQATPCIWWKAISYHFVRRTRQVTRYRNGDAYTTTQVYHERVNTHVAEAEFDYSHCGYKDISKELLGLESYTATKLRFTKCFSFANTESENSYLTQRAHFFTEIEGLDDYMEVREGMQLKNVDFKELMMAYGDPNHLPWYVSHYAFWVAAILMISWPLRVLIEYRTAYVHYHVEKLLGLEYTAPTVAEEPLYRYRMPRDATQDSTELEWHICTNRQLIPSYSEAMLMDLADSPAYNSYAVCRYGETAHGCERCNRASSTSSIFSRHAFHSCSGNSRLSLNTSRFSLCRVHGSHRTGLWRSHSSSIADRGCQDEQCCSYSSQLAVNENPPTYHDARFFPVLIVHRPEGHDGQHFYVRRSSCLETSL, encoded by the exons ATGTCCTCGGAGGGGGAAGCCGCGGCGGCTGGTGAGAGCGGGCCGGGCAGCACCCCAGCGCCgggggccgccgctgccgccgggcgGGAGGAG CAACGCCCTGTGAAGCAGTCCCTGAGCGCTTGCATGTGCCGAGAGTCGCACTGGAAatgcctcctcctctccatcctcATGTATGGCTGCCTGGGTGCTGTGGCCTGGTGTCAGCTGGCCCGGGTCACCAAGCTCAGCTTTGATAGCTCCTTCAAGGGCAAGTCCATGATCTACCATGACAGCCCGTGCTCGGACGGCTATGTCTATATCCCACTGGCCTTCCTCTCTATGCTGTACGTGGTGTACCTGGTGGAGTGCTGGCACTGCCATGTCAAAAGAGAGCTGCAGTACAAGGCGGATGTGGACAGTGTCTATGAATGCATCAACCGCATGCAGCAAGCCACTCCATGCATCTGGTGGAAGGCCATCAGCTACCACTTTGTGCGGCGAACCCGGCAGGTGACCCGGTACCGCAATGGCGATGCCTACACCACAACGCAAGTCTACCATGAGAGGGTCAACACCCACGTGGCCGAAGCGGAGTTTGACTACTCTCACTGTGGATACAAGGACATCTCCAAGGAGCTCCTGGGCCTGGAGAGCTACACAGCCACCAAGCTGAGGTTCACCAAGTGCTTCAGCTTTGCCAACACTGAATCTGAGAACTCTTACCTGACTCAGAGGGCTCACTTCTTCACGGAGATCGAGGGGCTGGATGACTACATGGAGGTGAGGGAAGGCATGCAGCTCAAAAACGTGGACTTCAAAGAGCTTATGATGGCCTATGGGGACCCCAATCACCTCCCGTGGTACGTGTCCCACTATGCTTTCTGGGTGGCAGCTATCCTGATGATCTCGTGGCCACTCAGGGTACTCATAGAGTATCGGACTGCTTACGTCCACTACCATGTAGAGAAGCTGCTGGGCCTGGAATACACGGCACCCACCGTGGCAGAGGAGCCCTTGTACCGGTACCGCATGCCCCGAGATGCCACGCAGGACAGCACCGAGCTGGAGTGGCACATCTGCACCAACCGGCAGCTGATCCCCAGCTACTCGGAGGCCATGCTCATGGACCTGGCCGACTCCCCGGCTTACAACAGCTATGCTGTGTGCCGGTACGGTGAAACAGCCCACGGCTGCGAACGCTGCAACCgtgcctccagcacctcctccaTCTTCTCACGCCACGCTTTCCACAGCTGCAGCGGCAACTCCCGCCTCTCCCTCAACACCAGCCGCTTCTCCCTCTGCCGCGTCCATGGCTCCCACAGGACAGGCCTCTGGaggagccacagcagcagcatcgcAGACCGGGGCTGCCAGGACGAGCAGTGCTGCTCCTACTCCAGCCAGCTGGCTGTCAATGAAAACCCCCCAACCTACCACGACGCCCGCTTCTTCCCCGTCCTGATTGTGCACAGGCCGGAGGGGCATGATGGGCAGCATTTCTACGTCAGGCGCTCCTCCTGTCTAGAAACCTCTCTGTGA